The genomic segment TAATCGAGTTCACAAAAAGTATATGAATGTTTTAGAAAATATTATCTCCACAAAAATTGAAGAAGTAAAGAAAAAAAAGAAAGCTATTCCCATTGCTTCTCTCGAAGCGATGGAATATTTCAAACGAAATACTTTTTCTCTTTCGGCAGCTTTAAAATATAAAAACGGAATCGGGATAATTGCTGAAATAAAAAGGAGGTCACCTTCAGCGGGTATTCTTCGAAAAGAAGTAGATATTAAAAATATGGCAGTTTCGTATCAACAAAACGGGGCTGCGGCAATTTCAGTTTTAACCGAAGAATATTATTTTAACGGTTCGTTAAATGACCTGAAAGATGTCCGTTCTGTCGTGGATATACCAATTTTACGAAAAGATTTTATTGTAGATGAGTATGAAATCTATGAAGCCAAAGCATTTGGCGCTGATGCTGTTTTACTAATCGCAGATTTGCTTTCGAAAGAACAATTATACCAACTCTTTTGTGCTTCGAAAAGTTTGGGCTTGGAATGTTTAGTTGAAATTCACTCAACCGAATCAGTCGATAAACTCGATTTTAGTTTGATGAAACTTATTGGAATTAATAATCGAGACCTGATTACTTTCAGTTGCAACCTCGATACTTTTCAAAAAATAGCTAAATTATTGCCGGAAGATACAGTATTGGTCAGCGAAAGCGGAATTAAAAATGTAGATGACTTAATAAAATTACAAAACGATGGCGCCAAGGGGGCGCTCATTGGTGAGTATTTTATGACTTCCGAAAATCCCGGCTCAGCACTATCAGAATTTATTTCATCAATATGAAGTGTCTCGTAAAAATATGTGGTATCACAAATTTAAAGGATGCTGTAGCATCCATCGAATCGGGTGCAGATGCGATTGGATTTATTTTTTACAAAAAAAGTAAACGCTGCGTATCACCTTCAATCGTCGCAGATATTATTAAAAATATTCCTTCCAATATTTTTAAGGTCGGTGTTTTTGTGAATGAGTCGGCATCGAACATCAATACAATTGTTGAACAGACAGGTATCAATATTGCCCAACTTCACGGCGACGAAGAACCGAAAGATTGTTCTCAATATAAATTATGTGTTTGGAAAGGTGTTCGCCTGAAAGACGAAACCGAAATTGAACAATTAAATTTATTCACTCAGTTTTCGGTTTGTGCGTTCGTGTTTGATGCACATTTCAACGGAGAGTATGGTGGAACTGGTGTTTTAAGTGATTGGAATTTAGCAAAACTTGCTGCCAGTAAATATCGAATTATACTTTCAGGCGGGTTGAAACCTGATAACATTCAAGCGGCAATCAATGCTGTTCGACCATACGGAGTAGATATTAATAGCGGAGTTGAAACTTCGCCCGGTAAAAAAAATTTGTTTAAAATAAAAACTTTTATAAATGCAGTCAGGAGTATCGAATTATGTTAGTAGTAATGAAAATTGATGCATCAAAATTTGAAATAGATGCAGTAAAAACAAAGATTGCATCGCTCGGATATTCGGCTCACGAAATTCCGGGGGCTGAACGTGTTGCAATAGGTATCACCGGTAACAAGGGAAAACTCGACAAAAATCTTTTTATGGTAATGCCGGGAGTTATTGATGCAATTTCGGTTTCCAAACCATACAAACTTGTAAGCCGAGAAGTAAAACCTGATAATACTGAAATCCGTTTGGGCGATGAAATTATTGGCGGGAAAGAATTATCAATAATTGCGGGACCTTGCTCGGTTGAAAGCCGTGAACAGATTTTAGAAATGGCTGAAATGCTGTCGTCGGTTGGTATAAAGTTTTTACGCGGCGGCGCCTACAAACCACGAACTTCACCTTATGCGTTTCAAGGATTAAAAGAAGAAGCATTAACTTTCTTGAGTGAAGTCCGCCGGAAAACAGGAATGAAAATAGTAACGGAAGTAAAAGATGTTGCAACGCTTCCTTATGTAGCCGAGGTAGCCGATGTTCTTCAAATTGGTGCGCGCAATATGCAAAATTTTTCTTTGTTAGAAGCTGTTGGCCGTCTAAAACATCCGGTTCTTTTGAAGCGGGGGATTTCTTCAACCATCGAAGAATTTCTGATGGCAGCCGAATATATTGTTAATCAAGGAAATTATAATGTGATTTTGTGTGAAAGAGGAATCAGAACGTTTGAAACAGCAACACGTTTTACACTCGACTTAAATGCAGTCCCGGTTGTAAAACATCTTTCGCACCTTCCAATCATAGTCGATCCGAGCCACGGTATCGGTTTGTGGGACGGAGTTTCTTCGATGTCGATGGCGAGTATTGCAGCAGGCGCCGACGGCTTGATAATTGAAGTTCATAAAAATCCGGAGGCTGCACTGTCCGACGGTTATCAATCGCTCAAACCTGAAAAATTCAAAGTGTTAATAAATAAACTAAAACAAATTGCCGAAGTAATGGACCGGTCACTATCATTAACAAAAAATTAGTTATGACGAATACAGAATATAATTACCCAGACAACCGCGGATACTTTGGTGAATTTGGCGGCAAATTTGTGCCCGAGACTTTGATTTACGCACTCGAAGAATTGGAAACCAAATATCTTGAATTAAAAAATGATCCGGCATTTCAAAAAAAGTTTTATCAATTATTAAAGCATTTTGCAGGCAGACCTACTCCCCTTTATTTTGCAGAACGCCTGACTGAAAAATATCAAGGTGCAAAAGTATATTTGAAACGTGAAGATTTGTGTCATACGGGGGCACATAAAATAAATAACGCAATCGGGCAAATCTTACTCGCAAAACAATTAGGAAAAAACCGGATCATTGCTGAAACAGGCGCAGGTCAGCACGGAGTAGCTACAGCGACAGTTGCGGCAAAATTGGGTTTAGAATGTATTGTGTATATGGGCGCCGAAGATATTGTTCGTCAGAAAACCAATGTGGGGCGGATGAAATTGTTAGGTGCTGAAGTTCGCTCGGTGGAATCCGGTTCAAAAACTTTGAAGGATGCAGCAAACGAAGCAATCCGCGATTGGGTTACAAATATTCGCAGCACACATTATATTATCGGTTCAGTAATCGGTCCGCATCCGTATCCGATGCTTGTGCGAGATTTTCAAACTGTAATTGGCAGCGAAGCGAAATCTCAAATTCTTGAAATCGAAAACCGTCTTCCTGATTATTTGCTTGCAAGTGTCGGCGGCGGCAGCAACTCAATCGGTTTGTTCCATAATTTTTTGGATGACGGAGTGAAAATGATTGGAGTGGAAGCGGGTGGGTTGGGTATTACAACCAATCAACACGCGGCAACTTTAACATTGGGTAAACCCGGAGTTCTCCACGGCAATTTAAGTTACCTCTTACAGGATGAAAATGGACAGATACTTCCTGCTCATTCCGTCTCCGCCGGACTCGATTATCCCGGTGTAGGTCCCGAACACAGCTTTTTAAAAGATATGGGGAGAGTTCAATATGTTTCAGTAACAGATAATGAAGCACTTGAAGCTGCAATCGAACTGACTCAAACCGAAGGTATCATCCCGGCTCTCGAATCGGCGCACGCTCTGGCTTATTTAAAAACACTGCTGCCTGATACATCGAAAGATGTGATCGTAATTTTGAATTTGTCGGGCAGAGGTGATAAAGATATGGATACGATATTAAAATATTTTGAAGACCGGAGGACTCGATGAATCGACTCCCTCAGAAAATGTCTGAACTCATTAAAAATAAAAGAAAAGCGTTAGCAATGTTCGTTACGGCGGGATATCCAACTATAGACTTAACGCCACAAATAGTTTTCGAACTTGAAAAAGCTGGAGCCGATATCATCGAATTGGGAATTCCCTTTTCCGACCCGATAGCCGATGGTCCGGTAATTCAAATTGCCTCTCAAGTCGCTTTAAATAATGGAGTTACGATAACCAAAATTTGTGAAATTGTTCGCGATATCCGTTTATTCAGTAATATTCCGATTGTTCTTATGGGTTATTACAATCCGATTTACTGTTATGGAGTTGAAAAATTTCTCGACGCTGCTGCCAATGCGGGGGTGGATGGATTAGTTGTAGCAGATTTGCCTTTAGAAGAAGCTGATAATTTTCGTAGATCGGCGTCTGCAAAAAACATATCACATATATTTTTAGCAGCACCTACAACATCCGACATAAGATTAGTTGAGTTGGATAACGCAACTTCAGGATTTCTTTATTGTGTTTCGACTACAGGAACTACAGGGATTAGAAATAATGTAACGGCAGAAGCTGTCGAATATTTATTGAGATGCAAACAATTTGTAAAGAATAATCCCATACTTGTTGGTTTCGGAATATCATCGGGTGCAGATGTAAGAAATATTTCGAGATACGCCGACGGTGTTATTGTGGGAAGCTCTTTAATTGAAATTATTAAAAATAATTACGGCGATGGGCAAAATAATATTATGCTTGAGGAAGTTCGTAATTTCGTTATTAAGTTAAGAATAAGTTTAAATGATGGTGCAAACAATGAAGCCGGATAAGAAGAAAACAACAGCTATCAACCAACTGAAATCTATGCGAAAACTTATCGATCGTATAGATAGTCAACTTGTAAACTTAATCGCCGTACGTCAGCACTTAGCTGAAGAAATTGGAAAAATTAAAAAACAAAATAATCTTACGATTACAAATCCGGAGCGAGAACAGCTGATACTTGAGAGGACATCGTCAATCGCTCGTAAAAAAAAGTTAGATAATAAATTTGTAAAAAAGGTTTTTCAATTAATTTTAAAACAATCACGAATAATTCAGAGAAAAGCATGACAATAGGAATAATTGGTTTAGGCAGGTTTGGCAAATTAACTGCAGAGTATTTGTCTGAATACTTTAATGTCGTAACATACGATATTAAAAAAGTTCCGTTACCTAAAAATTTAACCCGAGTTAGTTTAAAGGAAGCCGCATCTCAGCTCGTGGTTGTATTAGCGGTTCCGATTCGCCAAATGGAATCAACGCTGCAACGAATCGCGTCTTATATAAACGAGGGTGCATTGGTTTGCGATGTCAGTTCAGTAAAGGAAAAACCTGTTGAATGGATGAAAAAGTATTTGCCAAAAACTACTATGATATTAGGGACACATCCTATGTTCGGACCGGATACTGTTTTAAATGGTTTGAAAGGAAACAGTATAGTTTTGTCTCCTGTTCGCATCAAATCGAAAATTTTTGGGCACATCAAAAGAGAATTAAGAAAATTAGGACTTATAATTTATGAGATGTTGCCGACTCAGCATGATAGACTTATGGCGGAAACACAAGCTCTAATTCATTTTATTTCAAGGGGTTATCAGTGGAGGAAAACTCAGCGACCAGCCACAAGAAGCTACATTCAGGTATCGGAAATATTCGACTATTTACTAAACGATTCAAAAGAATTATTTGAGGATATTAATAAATTCAATAGGTATGCTCGTCCGGTTCGACAGAAATTTATTAACAGTCTTTCACTGTTCGATAAAAAATTCTGAAAGCTACTACATATTCAGGAGAGATTAATCGCTAATCGTCATTCAATAAGTTGATATCTTCAACTGTGTTTGCTGTTTGAAATTGTGATTAAAATTTCTTAAAATAAACATAGAATTGTGCAAGGTTTCAGATGGACCGAAGAAAATTTATATGGCTCTGTTTTGGAACAGGAACCGCATGTACGTCAGTGTGGTTATTGGATAAGTTTTTTTTAGAAAACAGCATCGAAAATATTTTAAATGAGATGCCTGCTGAAAACTCCAATTTATCAAGTGTTGCTGTAGAAAAGTTAAAGGAAGCGATGTTTTATGATAAATTAGAAAACAAACGAATCAAATGCACAACTTGTTTTCGAAAATGTGTAGTATCAAATGGAGGTAAAGGCTTCTGCCGTGTTCGCCTTAACAAAGATGGTCGCTACTATTCAGCCGTTTATGCACAACCTTCGGCTGTTCACATTGATCCTGTCGAGAAAGAACCGCAGCATCATTTTCTTCCCGGAACAGAAATCTTATGCTTGGGCACAACTGGTTGTAACTTCACTTGCCGGCATTGCCACAACTGGCATTTGTCGCAAGCAAATCCCGGCGATTTACAGACTTATGATTTACCTCCCGACAAAGTTGTGGAACTTGCAATAAAGAAGAAAATTCCTACGATATCTTTTACATACAACGAACCAACCGTTTTCTACGAGTATGTGTACGACATCGCTAATTTAGGAAAATCAAAAGGTGTGCGGATTCTCTGGCATTCAAACGGCGGTATGGAAGCCAATGCTTTAAAAACTTTGCTGAAATATACAGATGGAGTTACAATCGACTTAAAAGGATTTACCAAAAAAGCATACGACAACTCTTCGGCAAAGTTAGAACCCGTACTAGAAACAATCAAAACAATAAAACAAGAAGGGGTGTGGCTCGAAATTGTGAACCTTGTTATTCCAACAATTAATGATGAGCCGGAAAACATCAGGCGCATGTGCGAATGGATAAAAGAAAATGTCGGAGTTGAAACTCCTCTTCACTTTTCACGCTTCTTCCCGAATTATAAACTTACAAACGTTGCAGCAACACCAATAAGCAAACTTGAAACTGCCTACAAGATTGCGCGTGATGTTGGCATCCACTACATAACGATTGGTAATGTTCCCGGTCACGAAAATAATTCTACTTTTTGTCCAGGCTGTAACAAACGGATAATCCATCGAAAACATTTTCAAGTTCTTAACAACGGTATCGAAGAAGGTAAGTGTAAGTTTTGCCAGCATAAAATTCCGGGAGTCTGGAGTTAATTTTGATATCGCTGATTATAGCCATAATAGTTATGGGTTTCAGCGGTATAGTGGCGCAAATATTAATTCTGCGGGAATTGCTCGTGACTTTCAAAGGCAACGAATTATCAATAGGGATGATACTCGCTAACGGATTGATTACCGAGGCGTTCGGTTCCTATTTCATCGGCAAGCAAATTGAAAAAATCAAAAACAAAACTACTGCATTTGTATTGTTTACAATTCTATTCTCAATTTTTTTTATTGTTACTATTTGGTTGATAAGAATCTGGAAAAATCTAATCGGATTTCAATTCGGCGAGGGATTCGGACTGTTCGAAATATTTTACACCTCATTTATTATCATACTACCTGTTAATATTGTTCATGGAGCTTTGTTCACATTCGGATGCAGATTGTTTCCGGTTTATCTTAAATCAGAGCAGCCATTATCCATCGCCGATAATAATGGGGCACTACAAATCGGAAAAGTATATATTTACGAAACTATCGGAACTGGTATCGGCGGAATTATTTTTACTTACTTACTCGTTACGCAATTCAATTCGGTTCAAATAAGTTTGATAATTGGATTGATAAACGGTGTTGTTTGTCTTTATCTAATCTTCCCTGTTTTAAGAAAGCTAAAAAATTTTCAAAATGTTTTTCTCTTTGGGCTATCAGTAGTTCTTACGTTATTTTTTTTGATTGCTGGTTTCAGTCGAATTGGTAACGACTTGCATTTGCAATTTGTTCGCAGCCAATGGTATCCGCAAACTGTAACTTATTATCAGAATTCGATTTACGGGAATGTAGTCGTAACGCAAAACGCCGAACAGTTCACCTTTTTCTCTGATGGAATTCCGATAATCACAGTTCCAACTCCCGATATTGTGCATACCGAAGAGTTTGCTCACATTCCGATGTTGTTCCATCACAACCCAAAAGATGTTTTAATAATCAGCGGAGGTGCAGGAGGAATAATTAATGAAATCTTGAAACATAAAACGGTGAACAAAATTGATTATGCAGAAATCGATCCACTTTTACTGAAAGCTGTCCGAAAATTTCCAACCCCTTTAACCGAATCCGAAATGAACCATCCAAAAGTCAGTATCGAATTTTTAGACGGACGGCTATTCCTAAAACAAACTTTGAAAAAATATGATATGATATTTGTTGGATTTTCGGAGCCTTCCGATCTACAAGTTAACCGGCTTTTTACTAAAGAGTTTTTCAATGAAGTTTCTACCAAGTTAAATGAATACGGAATATTAATGATCACCTTGCCCGGTTCGCTTGTTTATGTTGGAAATGAATTGAAGAATCTTAATAAATGTATTTATAACACTCTTGCTGAAATATTTCTAAGCACAAAAATAATTCCTGGTGATGCTATTACTATCTATTTAGCTACGAATGACGAAAATATTTTATTAACTCCAACAGAACAAATTGTTGAACGTCTGCAAACGCTAAATTTAAGTTTAATAACATCCGATTATATCGAATATAAACTTCACGAGCGTTGGATTGATTGGTTTTCGAATTCGATAGCGGATGGGACGAAAAACATAAACCAAGATTTTAAGCCATTAGCTGTATTTTACAGTTTAGCTTATTGGAATATCCAATTTGCACCGTATTTAAAAAAAATGTTCGACCTTTTTGAAAAACTTGATTTTCGTCTTTTTGTAGTAATCATTCTTGTTGTAACCTTGTTGTTTATGATTCTCAGGTTGAAAATCAAAACGTTAAATGCAGCAAGTATCCCGATTGTAATACTAACTTCAGGATTCGCTGGTATGATTTTCGATCTCGCTTTGATTTTTAGTTTCCAAACTCTGTATGGTTATGTCTATTATTGGATTGGCTTGCTTGTTACAGCGTTTATGGCAGGTAGTGCTGTTGGAGCTATGATAATGAATAAAAATCTGAATCGCAATACAAATGATATTGTAACATTTGTAAAACTTGAGGCGACAATTGTTATTTTTGCTGCTATTTTTCCTTTCGTGTTCATTCTATTTCATTCTTATATTCAGTACGAGTTTGTTTCAGGAGTTTTGCATTTAGTCTTTTTGGTTTTATCGTTTGTTTCGGGAATGCTGGTTGGGGCGCAATTTCCGTTGGCAAACAAAATATGTTTGGATAAGAAAATAAAGAGTGATTCAATTGGAAAGACTGCCGGACTATTATACAGTGCCGATTTGGTCGGTGGTTGGTTCGGTGGAATTTTGGGGGGAGTTGTTCTATTGCCGCTATTGGGGTTGGTTGAAACTTTTTTAATTTTGGTGATATTGAAAATTTGTAGTTTGATGATAATTGCAACTTCAAAATAATTTTTCGCATATTCTATTGATTTTACTTATATTTAATCAGCTTTAACATCTTGTTGCAAATTTGTATCTAAAATCTATAAATAAAAATCTTGATCCTTTATCAATCGCCGACTTGAAGCGGAAGTATTCAGAGTTGAAATTCAAAATTCAACTGCGTTTGGATGATTTTCTCAAAATAAAACAATCGGATTACTTTTACGAGTTAGTTTATTGTTTGCTTACACCACAGTCGAGTGCGCGGAATGCTGATAAAGCTGTAAAACTTTTACAATCAAATAAATTTCATAAACAAGCAATCAATCCTCAGCCAATTTTATCTCACAAAAAATCTTACATCCGTTTCCATAATAATAAATCGAAATATCTGCTTGAGGTTAAAAACCAATTCCCTTTAATCGAACAACAATTGCAGAATGGTAGATCATCTATCGAACTGCGCGACTGGTTGGTTAAGAGTGTAAAAGGATTTGGTTACAAAGAGGCATCTCACTTTTTACGTAACATCGGGCATCGTAATCTTGCAATACTCGACCGTCATATCTTAAAAAATTTAGTGAGGGTTGGAGTTCTTAATGAATTACCAAAATCGTTATCGAAAAATAATTATTTAGAAATAGAAAAAATATTTAAAATATTTTCAAAAAAAATTAACATACCTTTGGATGAATTAGATTTACTTTTCTGGAGTATGGAAACAGGAGAAATACTAAAATGAAGGCAGTTGTAATAGGTGCTGGAATGATGGGAAGCGCCCTGGCTTACGACCTTGCACAAGCAATCGACATCGAAGAAATATTGTTGGCAGATATAAATTTTGAACGTGCGTCGAATGCTGCTAAAAATATTAATAATAAAGTTAAGCCGGAAAAAATCGATGCAAATTCTTATGAAGATATTGTTGAATTGATGACCGGTGCTGATGCAGTAATCAGCGCAACGTCGTACTCGCTGAATTATATTTTGACAACGGCAGCAATTGAAGCAGGAGTTCACTTCCTTGACCTCGGCGGTAATAACGATGTTGTAAAAAAACAGCTTCTACTTAACAGGCAGGCACGCGAGGCTCAGGTTTGTGTGCTGCCGAATTGTGGCTTGGCTCCCGGACTTGTAAATATTTTAGCAATAGCTGGGGCGAAAAAGTTCGATACTGTTGACGAAATCAATCTGCGTGTTGGCGGTTTACCGCAGCATCCGCAGCCGCCTTTGAATTATCAGCTCGTTTTTTCTGCAGAAGGACTGCTAAATGAGTACACCGAACCGGCTGAAGTTGTACGAAATGGCAACATCATATCTGTGAATTCTTTGGACGACGTGGAGGAAATAATTTTTCCACAACCTTTTGGAGCACTGGAAGCTTTTAATACTTCGGGCGGAATATCTACCTTGTGTAATTACTTTCGTGGAAAAGTCCGCGAACTCGATTATAAAACAATCCGGTATAAAGGACATTGCAATAAGTTTAAATTATTAATCGATTTAGGATTTGCCAGTTCCGAAGCGTTGATGATCGGAAATACAGTTAAAACAGCCCGCGAGTTGTTCATCGAAATGCTAACCAATAAATTGGATTACAAAGATGAAGATTGTATCTTGTTGCGTGCAACTATTCAAGGGCATATTAACGGGGAAAAAAAATCGCTCGTGTATGAGATGATAGATTACTTTGATAAGCCGACCCGTATATCGGCAATGATGCGGACGACTTCGTTCCCAACCTCAATCATCGCGCTGATGCTGATGCGTGGTGAAATAAAAGCTCACGGTGTGATGCCCCCCGAAGAATGTGTCCCCGCAGATAAACTTTTAGAAGAATTAAAAATGCGAAACATTAATATATCACAAACGTTTGTTGAAGGTGAATAATGAAGAAACCTTTATCTGTAATTATTATAACAAAAAATCAGAAATCTGAAAAGGAAATTCACAACCGTTACGATTCGGTAACTTCATTTCCGCGACTTGAAATTATTAAAATATTGTTCAAATCGTTATTTACGGTAGGCAAAAAAGAAAAATAGCTTTGCGAATGTCCTGTAAAAATATAATATATATATTGGCGTTACTTATTTTTCTGAGCTTAAAAGCATTCGGACAGTACACAACTCCGATAGAATTTTCTCAATCGCCATCCTTAAATACGGTAGTCGGAAGTTTCGTTCGAAACGATCTCCTCTACGTGTCATTAAACGATTTGGCGTATGTTTTAAATTTAAAAACATACGTTAACAACGAAGCAAAGAAAATCGAAATTAAAACCAAATCGTACAAAATAATATTGAGTGCCGAAAATTCTTACGTTGTAATAACCGATACAAACGAGAAAGTCAGCGTTCTTCAACTCCAACAAAGAATATATTTTGCAGCCAATGCTTTTTTTATTCCTATCAAAAGCTTCTTCCAGATATTTAATAAATTTTTGGATGAAGAAGTTATATTCGATTCAAAAAGAAAGATAATTGTAGTCGGTAAACCAATCATAACGCCGAAACATGATATTGTAAATATATCATACGAACAAAAAGTTAACGGGACATTAATTCGTTTACATTCGAAGCTAAATTTAACTGATTACGATAGCTGGATAAAGTACGAACAAAACGATACAGAAAAAAAACGCGGCTGGTTATACATTACTGTTGCCAATGCGAAAGTAAATCTTGATGCTCTGAAAAAAGTTAAACCATCGGGCATTATTAAAGAACTGCTGATGTTTCCTTCGCCGACATCAGTTCAATTTACATTTAAGTTAAACGGTGCAGTATCAAATACGGAAATTCTTAAAGCCGACGAAAATAACGATTTACTGATTACAATCTATACACCTACCGAGCAACAGTTAGCCGAAAAAAAAGAAAGGCATTAC from the Bacteroidota bacterium genome contains:
- the trpC gene encoding indole-3-glycerol phosphate synthase TrpC, producing MNVLENIISTKIEEVKKKKKAIPIASLEAMEYFKRNTFSLSAALKYKNGIGIIAEIKRRSPSAGILRKEVDIKNMAVSYQQNGAAAISVLTEEYYFNGSLNDLKDVRSVVDIPILRKDFIVDEYEIYEAKAFGADAVLLIADLLSKEQLYQLFCASKSLGLECLVEIHSTESVDKLDFSLMKLIGINNRDLITFSCNLDTFQKIAKLLPEDTVLVSESGIKNVDDLIKLQNDGAKGALIGEYFMTSENPGSALSEFISSI
- a CDS encoding phosphoribosylanthranilate isomerase → MKCLVKICGITNLKDAVASIESGADAIGFIFYKKSKRCVSPSIVADIIKNIPSNIFKVGVFVNESASNINTIVEQTGINIAQLHGDEEPKDCSQYKLCVWKGVRLKDETEIEQLNLFTQFSVCAFVFDAHFNGEYGGTGVLSDWNLAKLAASKYRIILSGGLKPDNIQAAINAVRPYGVDINSGVETSPGKKNLFKIKTFINAVRSIELC
- the aroF gene encoding 3-deoxy-7-phosphoheptulonate synthase; amino-acid sequence: MLVVMKIDASKFEIDAVKTKIASLGYSAHEIPGAERVAIGITGNKGKLDKNLFMVMPGVIDAISVSKPYKLVSREVKPDNTEIRLGDEIIGGKELSIIAGPCSVESREQILEMAEMLSSVGIKFLRGGAYKPRTSPYAFQGLKEEALTFLSEVRRKTGMKIVTEVKDVATLPYVAEVADVLQIGARNMQNFSLLEAVGRLKHPVLLKRGISSTIEEFLMAAEYIVNQGNYNVILCERGIRTFETATRFTLDLNAVPVVKHLSHLPIIVDPSHGIGLWDGVSSMSMASIAAGADGLIIEVHKNPEAALSDGYQSLKPEKFKVLINKLKQIAEVMDRSLSLTKN
- the trpB gene encoding tryptophan synthase subunit beta, whose amino-acid sequence is MTNTEYNYPDNRGYFGEFGGKFVPETLIYALEELETKYLELKNDPAFQKKFYQLLKHFAGRPTPLYFAERLTEKYQGAKVYLKREDLCHTGAHKINNAIGQILLAKQLGKNRIIAETGAGQHGVATATVAAKLGLECIVYMGAEDIVRQKTNVGRMKLLGAEVRSVESGSKTLKDAANEAIRDWVTNIRSTHYIIGSVIGPHPYPMLVRDFQTVIGSEAKSQILEIENRLPDYLLASVGGGSNSIGLFHNFLDDGVKMIGVEAGGLGITTNQHAATLTLGKPGVLHGNLSYLLQDENGQILPAHSVSAGLDYPGVGPEHSFLKDMGRVQYVSVTDNEALEAAIELTQTEGIIPALESAHALAYLKTLLPDTSKDVIVILNLSGRGDKDMDTILKYFEDRRTR
- the trpA gene encoding tryptophan synthase subunit alpha, giving the protein MNRLPQKMSELIKNKRKALAMFVTAGYPTIDLTPQIVFELEKAGADIIELGIPFSDPIADGPVIQIASQVALNNGVTITKICEIVRDIRLFSNIPIVLMGYYNPIYCYGVEKFLDAAANAGVDGLVVADLPLEEADNFRRSASAKNISHIFLAAPTTSDIRLVELDNATSGFLYCVSTTGTTGIRNNVTAEAVEYLLRCKQFVKNNPILVGFGISSGADVRNISRYADGVIVGSSLIEIIKNNYGDGQNNIMLEEVRNFVIKLRISLNDGANNEAG
- a CDS encoding chorismate mutase; its protein translation is MMVQTMKPDKKKTTAINQLKSMRKLIDRIDSQLVNLIAVRQHLAEEIGKIKKQNNLTITNPEREQLILERTSSIARKKKLDNKFVKKVFQLILKQSRIIQRKA
- a CDS encoding prephenate dehydrogenase, giving the protein MTIGIIGLGRFGKLTAEYLSEYFNVVTYDIKKVPLPKNLTRVSLKEAASQLVVVLAVPIRQMESTLQRIASYINEGALVCDVSSVKEKPVEWMKKYLPKTTMILGTHPMFGPDTVLNGLKGNSIVLSPVRIKSKIFGHIKRELRKLGLIIYEMLPTQHDRLMAETQALIHFISRGYQWRKTQRPATRSYIQVSEIFDYLLNDSKELFEDINKFNRYARPVRQKFINSLSLFDKKF
- the amrS gene encoding AmmeMemoRadiSam system radical SAM enzyme, which codes for MDRRKFIWLCFGTGTACTSVWLLDKFFLENSIENILNEMPAENSNLSSVAVEKLKEAMFYDKLENKRIKCTTCFRKCVVSNGGKGFCRVRLNKDGRYYSAVYAQPSAVHIDPVEKEPQHHFLPGTEILCLGTTGCNFTCRHCHNWHLSQANPGDLQTYDLPPDKVVELAIKKKIPTISFTYNEPTVFYEYVYDIANLGKSKGVRILWHSNGGMEANALKTLLKYTDGVTIDLKGFTKKAYDNSSAKLEPVLETIKTIKQEGVWLEIVNLVIPTINDEPENIRRMCEWIKENVGVETPLHFSRFFPNYKLTNVAATPISKLETAYKIARDVGIHYITIGNVPGHENNSTFCPGCNKRIIHRKHFQVLNNGIEEGKCKFCQHKIPGVWS
- a CDS encoding spermine synthase; translated protein: MISLIIAIIVMGFSGIVAQILILRELLVTFKGNELSIGMILANGLITEAFGSYFIGKQIEKIKNKTTAFVLFTILFSIFFIVTIWLIRIWKNLIGFQFGEGFGLFEIFYTSFIIILPVNIVHGALFTFGCRLFPVYLKSEQPLSIADNNGALQIGKVYIYETIGTGIGGIIFTYLLVTQFNSVQISLIIGLINGVVCLYLIFPVLRKLKNFQNVFLFGLSVVLTLFFLIAGFSRIGNDLHLQFVRSQWYPQTVTYYQNSIYGNVVVTQNAEQFTFFSDGIPIITVPTPDIVHTEEFAHIPMLFHHNPKDVLIISGGAGGIINEILKHKTVNKIDYAEIDPLLLKAVRKFPTPLTESEMNHPKVSIEFLDGRLFLKQTLKKYDMIFVGFSEPSDLQVNRLFTKEFFNEVSTKLNEYGILMITLPGSLVYVGNELKNLNKCIYNTLAEIFLSTKIIPGDAITIYLATNDENILLTPTEQIVERLQTLNLSLITSDYIEYKLHERWIDWFSNSIADGTKNINQDFKPLAVFYSLAYWNIQFAPYLKKMFDLFEKLDFRLFVVIILVVTLLFMILRLKIKTLNAASIPIVILTSGFAGMIFDLALIFSFQTLYGYVYYWIGLLVTAFMAGSAVGAMIMNKNLNRNTNDIVTFVKLEATIVIFAAIFPFVFILFHSYIQYEFVSGVLHLVFLVLSFVSGMLVGAQFPLANKICLDKKIKSDSIGKTAGLLYSADLVGGWFGGILGGVVLLPLLGLVETFLILVILKICSLMIIATSK
- a CDS encoding N-glycosylase/DNA lyase, with protein sequence MYLKSINKNLDPLSIADLKRKYSELKFKIQLRLDDFLKIKQSDYFYELVYCLLTPQSSARNADKAVKLLQSNKFHKQAINPQPILSHKKSYIRFHNNKSKYLLEVKNQFPLIEQQLQNGRSSIELRDWLVKSVKGFGYKEASHFLRNIGHRNLAILDRHILKNLVRVGVLNELPKSLSKNNYLEIEKIFKIFSKKINIPLDELDLLFWSMETGEILK